A genomic window from Streptomyces brevispora includes:
- a CDS encoding bifunctional methylenetetrahydrofolate dehydrogenase/methenyltetrahydrofolate cyclohydrolase, producing MTAQILDGKATAAAIKSDLTVRVAALKARGVTPGLGTLLVGDDPGSRWYVNGKHRDCAEVGIGSIQRELPDTATQEEIEDVVRELNADPECTGYIVQLPLPKGIDTNRVLELMDPAKDADGLHPMNLGRLVLNETGPLPCTPQGVVQLLRHHGVEINGAHVVVVGRGVTIGRSIPLLLTRKSENATVTQCHTGTRDLSAQLRQADIIVAAAGVPHIIKPEDVKPGAAVLDVGVSRDENGKIVGDVHPGVAEVAAWISPNPGGVGPMTRAQLLVNVVEAAERDSAPSAG from the coding sequence ATGACTGCCCAGATTCTCGATGGCAAGGCCACCGCAGCCGCGATCAAGTCCGATCTCACCGTCCGCGTGGCGGCCCTCAAGGCCCGGGGTGTCACCCCCGGCCTCGGAACCCTGCTGGTGGGGGACGACCCGGGCAGCAGGTGGTACGTGAACGGCAAGCACCGCGACTGCGCGGAGGTCGGCATCGGCTCCATCCAGCGCGAACTCCCCGACACCGCCACCCAGGAGGAGATCGAGGACGTCGTACGGGAGCTCAACGCCGATCCCGAGTGCACGGGTTACATCGTGCAGCTCCCCCTGCCCAAGGGGATCGACACCAACCGCGTCCTCGAACTGATGGATCCGGCCAAGGACGCCGACGGCCTGCACCCGATGAACCTCGGCCGGCTCGTGCTCAACGAGACGGGCCCGCTGCCCTGCACCCCGCAGGGTGTCGTGCAGTTGCTCCGCCACCACGGTGTGGAGATCAACGGGGCGCATGTCGTGGTCGTCGGGCGCGGTGTCACCATCGGCCGGTCGATCCCGCTGCTGCTGACCCGTAAGTCCGAGAACGCCACGGTCACCCAGTGCCACACCGGTACTCGTGACCTCTCCGCCCAGCTGCGGCAGGCCGACATCATCGTGGCCGCCGCCGGTGTGCCGCACATCATCAAGCCCGAGGACGTGAAGCCGGGCGCGGCCGTGCTCGATGTCGGCGTCAGCCGGGACGAGAACGGCAAGATCGTCGGCGATGTCCACCCGGGGGTGGCCGAGGTCGCCGCGTGGATCTCACCGAACCCGGGCGGTGTCGGCCCGATGACCCGCGCCCAGTTGCTCGTCAACGTGGTCGAGGCCGCCGAACGCGACTCCGCCCCGTCCGCAGGCTGA
- a CDS encoding malate dehydrogenase — MTRTPVNVTVTGAAGQIGYALLFRIASGHLLGPDVPVNLRLLEIPQGLKAAEGTAMELDDCAFPLLRDIEITDDANVGFAGANVALLVGARPRTKGMERGDLLSANGGIFKPQGKAINDNAADDIKVLVVGNPANTNALIAQAAAPDVPAERFTAMTRLDHNRAISQLAAKTGAAVSDIKKLTIWGNHSATQYPDIFHAEIAGKNAAELVNDEAWLGDTFIPTVAKRGAAIIEARGASSAASAANAAIDHVHTWVNGTAAGDWTSMGIPSDGSYGVPEGIISSFPVTTENGTYKIVQGLDINEFSRARIDASVKELTEERDAVRELGLI, encoded by the coding sequence ATGACCCGCACTCCCGTGAATGTCACCGTGACCGGCGCAGCCGGCCAGATCGGCTACGCGCTGCTCTTCCGCATCGCCTCCGGCCACCTGCTCGGCCCGGACGTGCCGGTCAATCTGCGTCTCCTGGAGATCCCGCAGGGTCTGAAGGCCGCCGAGGGCACCGCGATGGAGCTCGACGACTGCGCCTTCCCGCTGCTGCGCGACATCGAGATCACCGACGACGCCAATGTCGGCTTCGCCGGCGCGAACGTCGCCCTGCTCGTCGGCGCCCGCCCGCGCACCAAGGGCATGGAGCGCGGCGACCTGCTCTCCGCCAACGGCGGCATCTTCAAGCCGCAGGGCAAGGCGATCAACGACAACGCCGCGGACGACATCAAGGTCCTCGTCGTCGGCAACCCGGCCAACACCAACGCGCTCATCGCGCAGGCCGCCGCCCCGGACGTACCGGCCGAGCGCTTCACCGCGATGACCCGGCTGGACCACAACCGCGCGATCTCGCAGCTGGCCGCCAAGACCGGTGCTGCCGTCTCCGACATCAAGAAGCTGACGATCTGGGGCAACCACTCGGCCACCCAGTACCCGGACATCTTCCACGCGGAGATCGCCGGCAAGAACGCCGCCGAGCTCGTCAACGACGAGGCGTGGCTGGGCGACACCTTCATCCCGACCGTCGCCAAGCGCGGCGCCGCGATCATCGAGGCCCGTGGCGCGTCCTCGGCCGCCTCCGCCGCGAACGCCGCCATCGACCACGTGCACACCTGGGTCAACGGCACCGCCGCCGGCGACTGGACGTCCATGGGTATCCCGTCGGACGGCTCCTACGGCGTCCCCGAGGGCATCATCTCGTCGTTCCCGGTCACCACGGAGAACGGCACGTACAAGATCGTCCAGGGCCTGGACATCAACGAGTTCTCCCGTGCGCGCATCGACGCGTCGGTGAAGGAGCTCACCGAGGAGCGCGACGCGGTCCGCGAGCTCGGCCTCATCTGA
- a CDS encoding carboxymuconolactone decarboxylase family protein gives MTTNAHSHATSEYTTEHTPRMQWSEHAPEVYKAMARLEAASRKGLDPVVAELVKIRSSQLNHCAFCLDMHTKDALAAGESAQRIMQLSAWEESQHFYTPKEIAAIELTEAVTVLTDGFVPDEVYAKAAKHFDETELAHLIAAIITINAWNRFAVTTRMVPGHYTPGDVHS, from the coding sequence ATGACGACGAACGCGCACAGCCACGCAACCTCCGAGTACACCACCGAGCACACGCCCCGCATGCAGTGGAGCGAGCACGCACCCGAGGTCTACAAGGCGATGGCCCGCCTGGAAGCCGCGTCCCGCAAGGGGCTCGACCCGGTCGTGGCCGAACTGGTGAAGATCCGGTCCTCGCAGCTCAACCACTGCGCGTTCTGCCTCGACATGCACACCAAGGACGCCCTCGCGGCGGGTGAGTCCGCCCAGCGGATCATGCAGCTCAGCGCATGGGAGGAGTCGCAGCACTTCTACACGCCGAAGGAGATCGCGGCGATCGAGCTGACCGAGGCGGTGACCGTCCTGACCGACGGTTTCGTGCCGGACGAGGTGTACGCGAAGGCCGCGAAGCACTTCGACGAGACGGAGCTCGCCCACCTCATCGCCGCGATCATCACGATCAACGCCTGGAACCGGTTCGCCGTGACCACCCGTATGGTCCCGGGCCACTACACCCCCGGCGACGTCCACAGCTGA
- a CDS encoding helix-turn-helix domain-containing protein: protein MPRWKALPEELDPQIREFAGQLRRLVDRSGLSVAALADRTGYSKTSWERYLNGRLLAPRGAIAALAEVTGTNHVHLSTMWELAERAWSRAEMRHDMTMEGIRIVQAREALGETGQQSRGHGRSRPSGGAGMAEGGAGASGGGHAPSVPVQRGTVPQQPQAWPNAPMGAGPGLPPAHRGGDGGRSRGRDGGRRKPFVIAAAVVGALLVVTGAVLLTGSGGDPDGDKAAAPSPTPTTSAPKLPAGVGCSGSDCAGQDPEDMGCGGEYVRTVSSVTVGGSLVEVRYSETCAAAWARITKATTGDTIRISAGGAGQDGTVSASADTYTPMVAVKRVADVKACATLATGTKGCTTEATG, encoded by the coding sequence ATGCCTCGTTGGAAGGCACTGCCGGAGGAACTCGACCCACAGATCCGGGAATTCGCCGGCCAGCTGCGCAGACTCGTCGACCGCAGTGGCCTGAGCGTCGCCGCGCTGGCCGACCGTACGGGATACAGCAAGACGTCATGGGAGCGGTACCTGAACGGGCGGCTGCTCGCCCCCAGGGGGGCCATAGCCGCGCTGGCCGAGGTGACGGGCACCAATCACGTACACCTGAGCACCATGTGGGAGCTGGCGGAACGGGCCTGGAGCCGTGCCGAGATGCGCCACGACATGACGATGGAAGGCATCCGGATAGTCCAGGCGCGGGAGGCACTCGGCGAGACCGGGCAGCAGTCGCGCGGTCACGGCAGGAGCCGCCCCTCCGGCGGTGCCGGCATGGCCGAGGGCGGGGCGGGCGCGAGCGGCGGGGGCCACGCTCCGTCCGTACCGGTCCAGCGCGGGACTGTGCCGCAGCAGCCGCAGGCCTGGCCGAACGCGCCGATGGGTGCGGGGCCCGGCCTGCCGCCCGCGCATCGCGGCGGTGACGGTGGCCGGAGCCGGGGCCGTGACGGCGGCCGCCGTAAACCGTTCGTGATCGCGGCGGCCGTGGTGGGCGCCCTGCTGGTGGTGACCGGTGCGGTGCTGTTGACCGGTTCGGGCGGTGACCCCGACGGCGACAAGGCGGCCGCCCCTTCCCCGACACCGACGACCAGTGCGCCGAAGCTGCCGGCCGGGGTCGGGTGCAGCGGCTCCGACTGCGCCGGGCAGGACCCCGAGGACATGGGCTGCGGCGGCGAGTACGTCCGTACGGTCTCCAGCGTCACCGTCGGCGGAAGCCTCGTCGAGGTGCGCTACAGCGAGACCTGTGCGGCGGCGTGGGCCCGGATCACCAAGGCGACCACCGGCGACACCATTCGGATCAGCGCGGGCGGGGCGGGGCAGGACGGCACGGTGTCCGCCTCGGCGGACACGTACACCCCGATGGTCGCCGTGAAGCGGGTCGCCGACGTCAAGGCGTGCGCCACCCTCGCCACCGGCACGAAGGGGTGCACGACCGAAGCGACCGGCTGA
- the purN gene encoding phosphoribosylglycinamide formyltransferase, with product MASPLSSAAPARLVVLVSGSGTNLQALLDAIGDDPEGYGAQVVAVGADRDGIAGLERAERAGVPTFVCRVKDHASRVEWDAALAAATAAHRPDLVVSAGFMKIVGKEFLAGFGGRFINTHPALLPSFPGAHGVRDALAYGVKVTGCTVHFVDDGVDTGPIIAQGVVEVTEEDTPEGEAALHERIKEIERKLLVEAVGRLARDGYRIEGRKVHLDHVGE from the coding sequence GTGGCCTCCCCGCTCTCCTCTGCCGCTCCGGCCCGACTGGTCGTGCTGGTCTCCGGTTCCGGTACGAACCTCCAAGCGCTGCTCGACGCGATCGGCGACGACCCCGAGGGGTACGGCGCCCAGGTCGTGGCGGTCGGTGCGGACCGCGACGGCATCGCCGGTCTGGAGAGGGCCGAACGGGCCGGAGTCCCCACTTTCGTGTGCCGGGTCAAGGACCACGCGTCACGGGTGGAGTGGGACGCCGCGCTCGCCGCGGCCACCGCCGCGCACCGCCCGGACCTCGTCGTCTCCGCCGGGTTCATGAAGATCGTGGGCAAGGAGTTCCTCGCCGGGTTCGGCGGCCGGTTCATCAACACCCACCCCGCCCTGCTCCCCAGCTTTCCCGGTGCCCACGGCGTGCGTGACGCGCTCGCGTACGGCGTGAAGGTCACCGGGTGCACCGTCCACTTCGTCGACGACGGCGTCGACACCGGTCCGATCATCGCGCAGGGCGTGGTCGAGGTGACCGAAGAGGACACCCCGGAGGGCGAAGCCGCTCTCCATGAACGCATCAAGGAAATCGAGCGCAAGCTGCTCGTCGAGGCCGTGGGTCGGCTCGCCCGTGACGGCTATCGCATTGAGGGACGAAAGGTTCATCTCGATCATGTCGGTGAATAA
- the purH gene encoding bifunctional phosphoribosylaminoimidazolecarboxamide formyltransferase/IMP cyclohydrolase has product MSVNKPIRRALVSVYDKTGLEDLARGLHEAGVELVSTGSTAGRIAAAGVPVTKVEELTGFPECLDGRVKTLHPRVHAGILADLRLDAHREQLAELGVEPFDLVVVNLYPFKATVASGASADECVEQIDIGGPSMVRAAAKNHPSVAVVTSPERYADVLTAVAAGGFDLTARKRLAAEAFQHTAAYDVAVASWFADDYAAADDSGFPDFFGTTYERQDVLRYGENPHQPAALYTSGTGGLAGAEQLHGKAMSYNNYTDTDAARRAAYDHAEPCVAIIKHANPCGIAIADDVAEAHRNAHACDPLSAYGGVIAVNRPVTVAMAEQVAEIFTEVIVAPAYEDGAVEVLSRKKNIRVLRCPEAPSAEVEVKPIDGGALLQVTDRLQADGDDPVNWTLAAGDALSADELKELSFAWKACRAVKSNAILLAKDGASVGVGMGQVNRVDSAKLAVERAGEERARGAYAASDAFFPFPDGLEILTAAGIKAVAQPGGSVRDELAVEAAKKAGVTMYFTGTRHFFH; this is encoded by the coding sequence ATGTCGGTGAATAAGCCCATCCGCCGCGCCCTGGTCAGTGTCTACGACAAGACGGGGCTCGAAGACCTCGCCCGCGGTCTGCACGAGGCCGGTGTCGAGCTGGTCTCCACCGGCTCCACCGCCGGGAGGATCGCGGCCGCCGGAGTGCCGGTCACCAAGGTCGAGGAGCTCACCGGCTTCCCCGAGTGCCTGGACGGCCGCGTCAAGACGCTGCACCCGCGCGTCCACGCCGGCATCCTGGCCGACCTCCGTCTGGACGCGCACCGCGAGCAGCTCGCCGAGCTGGGCGTGGAACCGTTCGACCTGGTGGTCGTCAACCTCTACCCGTTCAAGGCGACCGTCGCCTCCGGCGCCTCGGCCGACGAGTGCGTGGAGCAGATCGACATCGGCGGCCCCTCGATGGTCCGCGCCGCCGCCAAGAACCACCCGTCGGTGGCCGTCGTCACCAGCCCCGAGCGGTACGCCGACGTGCTGACCGCGGTCGCGGCGGGCGGCTTCGACCTGACCGCCCGCAAGCGGCTCGCCGCCGAGGCCTTCCAGCACACCGCCGCGTACGACGTGGCCGTCGCCTCCTGGTTCGCGGACGACTACGCCGCCGCCGACGACTCGGGCTTCCCCGACTTCTTCGGTACGACGTACGAGCGCCAGGACGTCCTGCGCTACGGCGAGAACCCGCACCAGCCCGCCGCGCTCTACACCTCCGGCACCGGCGGCCTCGCCGGTGCCGAGCAGCTGCACGGCAAGGCGATGTCGTACAACAACTACACGGACACCGACGCCGCGCGCCGGGCCGCGTACGACCACGCCGAGCCGTGCGTCGCGATCATCAAGCACGCCAACCCGTGCGGGATCGCGATCGCCGACGACGTCGCCGAGGCGCACCGCAACGCGCACGCCTGCGACCCGCTGTCGGCGTACGGCGGGGTCATCGCCGTCAACCGTCCGGTGACCGTCGCCATGGCCGAGCAGGTCGCGGAGATCTTCACCGAGGTCATCGTCGCCCCGGCGTACGAGGACGGCGCGGTCGAGGTCCTGTCCCGCAAGAAGAACATCCGCGTGCTGCGCTGCCCCGAGGCCCCGTCGGCCGAGGTCGAGGTCAAGCCGATCGACGGCGGCGCGCTGCTCCAGGTGACCGACCGCCTCCAGGCCGACGGCGACGACCCGGTCAACTGGACGCTCGCCGCCGGCGACGCGCTCTCCGCCGATGAGCTCAAGGAGCTCTCCTTCGCCTGGAAGGCGTGCCGCGCGGTCAAGTCCAACGCGATCCTGCTCGCCAAGGACGGTGCCTCGGTCGGCGTCGGCATGGGCCAGGTCAACCGCGTCGACTCCGCGAAGCTCGCCGTCGAGCGGGCGGGCGAGGAGCGGGCGCGGGGCGCGTACGCGGCCTCCGACGCCTTCTTCCCCTTCCCCGACGGGCTGGAGATCCTGACCGCGGCCGGTATCAAGGCCGTGGCACAGCCGGGCGGTTCGGTCCGGGACGAGCTGGCCGTCGAGGCCGCGAAGAAGGCGGGCGTGACGATGTACTTCACGGGCACCCGGCACTTCTTCCACTGA
- a CDS encoding DUF3017 domain-containing protein: MGAGTSPADRAAAAADGPAAEQAEGAAEAPADDAVDAPAAGAPVEGGPAASGDGAAEAPDDASAGRTGSHPAPGTAATTAAGRSRKAPLFTQDTARPEGGGRAAGGDAPAPARQWPLLAVLCTAGIGLLIVATDPFEGAFRIGTILIGVALIGGAVLRLLVPSVGMLAVRSRFTDLVTYGLLGVLIVMLSLMAQPSPWLDIPFLENAVHFTIR; encoded by the coding sequence ATGGGTGCTGGTACGAGTCCGGCCGACCGGGCCGCCGCCGCTGCGGACGGACCGGCCGCCGAGCAGGCCGAGGGCGCGGCCGAGGCTCCGGCCGATGACGCGGTCGATGCCCCGGCCGCAGGGGCGCCGGTCGAAGGAGGGCCGGCGGCTTCGGGCGATGGCGCGGCAGAGGCCCCGGACGACGCGTCGGCCGGCCGCACCGGCAGTCACCCGGCACCCGGAACCGCCGCGACCACCGCGGCGGGCCGGTCGCGGAAGGCGCCCTTGTTCACCCAGGACACCGCGCGTCCCGAGGGCGGCGGCCGGGCGGCGGGCGGGGACGCTCCGGCCCCCGCCCGTCAGTGGCCGTTGCTCGCGGTGCTCTGCACGGCCGGCATCGGCCTGCTGATCGTGGCCACCGACCCCTTCGAGGGAGCCTTCAGGATCGGCACGATACTGATCGGTGTGGCGCTCATCGGGGGCGCGGTGCTCCGCCTCCTGGTCCCCTCGGTGGGCATGCTCGCGGTGCGTTCCCGCTTCACCGACCTGGTGACGTACGGACTGCTGGGCGTCCTCATCGTGATGCTCTCGTTGATGGCGCAGCCCAGCCCGTGGCTGGACATCCCGTTCCTGGAGAACGCGGTCCACTTCACGATCCGCTGA
- a CDS encoding RDD family protein has product MSFGDPNPNPNNPYGQQPGQPPQGQPGYGYPQTPGMPPQGQPGYGAQPQFAGWWSRFAALLIDGVIIAIPYGVLIGIGAGIGGGAGSAITMLGLIVGIGLGLFKLYKEGTTGQFIGKKALGISLLREADGQPLGFGMAFVRYLAHFVDSIACYIGWLWPAWDAKKQTFADKICSTLVVKTG; this is encoded by the coding sequence ATGAGCTTCGGCGACCCGAACCCGAACCCGAACAACCCCTATGGGCAGCAGCCCGGCCAGCCGCCGCAGGGCCAGCCCGGCTACGGCTACCCGCAGACCCCCGGCATGCCGCCGCAGGGCCAGCCCGGCTATGGCGCCCAGCCGCAGTTCGCCGGCTGGTGGAGCAGGTTCGCCGCCCTGCTGATCGACGGCGTGATCATCGCCATCCCGTACGGCGTCCTCATCGGCATCGGTGCCGGCATAGGCGGCGGCGCGGGCTCCGCGATAACCATGCTCGGCCTCATCGTCGGCATCGGACTCGGCCTCTTCAAGCTGTACAAGGAGGGCACCACCGGGCAGTTCATCGGCAAGAAGGCCCTCGGCATCAGCCTGCTGCGCGAGGCCGACGGCCAGCCCCTGGGCTTCGGCATGGCGTTCGTCCGTTACCTCGCCCACTTCGTGGACAGCATCGCCTGCTACATCGGCTGGCTGTGGCCCGCGTGGGACGCGAAGAAGCAGACGTTCGCCGACAAGATCTGCTCGACCCTGGTCGTCAAGACCGGCTGA
- a CDS encoding PLP-dependent aminotransferase family protein — protein MTDAWATFGADLHIDPAGATGLRAGLIDALREAARTGRLAPGTRLPSSRTLAADLGIARNTVADAYAELVAEGWLTARQGSGTRVAQRAEPRRAATRVPRSRQPRTSPAYSLLPGSPDLATFPRAAWLKAARRALTAAPNDAFGYGDPRGRVELRTALAGYLARARGVYADPERIVVCSGFLHGLTLMAKVLRERRVREVAVESYGLDVHTRLLTEAGMRIPCLPLDEFGSRTGELHRMRSAGAVLLTPAHQFPTGAPLHPDRRAAAVDWARSTGGLILEDDYDGEFRYDRQPVGALQGLDPERVVYLGTTSKSLAPGLRLGWMVVPRSLVGEVTAAKGPSDWASSALDQLTLAEFIASGAYDRHVRAMRLRYRNRRDQLVAALAERAPSIEVSGIAAGLHAVLELPEGSEADVVRSAAWQGLVVQGLSFFRHPDAEVRREALVIGYGTPTDSAWAGTLDALVRVLP, from the coding sequence ATGACAGATGCCTGGGCCACTTTCGGTGCCGACCTGCACATCGACCCGGCCGGCGCCACCGGACTGCGGGCCGGCCTCATCGACGCCCTGCGCGAGGCGGCCCGGACGGGCCGGCTGGCACCGGGGACCCGGCTGCCGTCGTCCCGCACCCTGGCGGCCGACCTCGGCATCGCCCGCAACACCGTCGCCGACGCCTACGCGGAACTGGTCGCCGAGGGCTGGCTCACCGCCCGGCAGGGCTCCGGCACCCGGGTCGCGCAGCGCGCCGAACCCCGCCGGGCTGCCACCAGGGTCCCGCGTTCCCGGCAGCCCCGCACCAGCCCCGCCTACAGCCTGCTGCCCGGCTCGCCCGACCTGGCGACGTTCCCCCGCGCCGCGTGGCTCAAGGCGGCCCGGCGGGCCCTCACCGCCGCACCCAACGACGCCTTCGGCTACGGCGATCCGCGCGGCCGCGTCGAACTGCGCACCGCGCTCGCCGGCTATCTGGCACGGGCCCGCGGCGTGTACGCGGACCCCGAACGCATCGTCGTCTGCTCCGGCTTCCTCCACGGTCTGACGCTGATGGCGAAGGTGCTGCGGGAGCGCCGGGTACGGGAAGTGGCCGTCGAGTCGTACGGGCTGGATGTGCACACACGCCTGCTCACCGAGGCCGGGATGCGCATACCCTGCCTGCCGCTCGACGAGTTCGGCTCCCGGACCGGCGAACTCCACCGCATGCGGAGCGCGGGCGCGGTGCTGCTGACCCCCGCGCACCAGTTCCCGACCGGGGCGCCGCTCCACCCCGACCGGCGGGCCGCGGCGGTCGACTGGGCCCGTTCCACCGGCGGCCTGATCCTGGAGGACGACTACGACGGGGAGTTCCGCTACGACCGCCAGCCGGTCGGCGCACTCCAGGGACTGGACCCCGAGCGCGTCGTGTACCTGGGCACGACCAGCAAGTCCCTGGCACCGGGGCTGCGGCTGGGCTGGATGGTGGTGCCGCGGTCGCTGGTCGGCGAGGTCACCGCGGCGAAGGGACCGAGCGACTGGGCGTCCAGCGCGCTGGACCAGCTGACGCTCGCGGAGTTCATCGCCTCCGGCGCGTACGACCGGCATGTGCGTGCCATGCGGCTGCGCTACCGCAACCGCCGCGACCAGCTCGTCGCGGCGCTGGCCGAACGGGCCCCGTCCATCGAGGTCAGCGGCATCGCCGCCGGGCTGCACGCCGTGCTCGAACTCCCGGAGGGAAGCGAGGCGGACGTGGTCCGGTCGGCGGCCTGGCAGGGGCTGGTGGTGCAGGGGCTGTCCTTCTTCCGCCACCCGGACGCCGAGGTGCGACGCGAGGCCCTGGTCATCGGCTACGGAACCCCGACCGACAGCGCCTGGGCCGGCACGCTGGACGCGCTCGTGCGGGTGCTGCCGTGA
- a CDS encoding amidase, which yields MEWSFRTAEELTAALRAGEVTSVELTDEAITRIERDDKAINAICVPDFDRARAAARGADQARSRGEDRPLLGIPVTVKESYNIAGLPTTWGMPQHRDHVPDEDAVQVSRLRAAGAVVLGKTNVPLGLQDIQSFNEIHGTTNNPWDHGRTPGGSSGGSAAALACGFGALSIGSDLAGSLRTPAHFCGVYAHKPTLGLVANRGMVAPSAPALPVDLDLAVVGPMARSARDLTLLLDVMAGPDPLTFGVAHHLRLPPARHERLRDFRVLVLDEHPLIATGSAVRAGVNRVADALVDGGAHVERHSPLLPDLAEAGTLYSQLLVSGSVARFPVESYDRLRTRAAGLSADDRSLDAARLRAMVFSHRDWLQANNRRELHRHGWRQLFAEFDAVVCPITPTPAFPHDHTPNPMERRIDIEGAEYPYFDQLVWAGLPTMPGLPATAVPAGRSPEGLPVGVQLIGPMFEDRTPLRLAELLEREIGGFRAPE from the coding sequence ATGGAGTGGAGTTTTCGAACGGCGGAAGAACTCACGGCTGCTTTACGCGCCGGTGAAGTGACCTCGGTGGAACTGACCGACGAGGCGATCACCCGTATCGAGCGGGACGACAAGGCGATCAACGCGATCTGTGTGCCGGACTTCGACCGCGCACGGGCCGCCGCGCGCGGCGCCGACCAGGCGCGTTCCCGCGGCGAGGACCGGCCGCTGCTCGGCATCCCGGTGACGGTCAAGGAGTCCTACAACATCGCCGGGCTGCCCACGACGTGGGGCATGCCGCAACACCGGGACCATGTGCCGGACGAGGACGCGGTACAGGTGTCGCGGCTCAGGGCCGCCGGCGCGGTGGTGCTCGGCAAGACCAATGTGCCCTTGGGGCTGCAGGACATCCAGAGCTTCAACGAGATCCACGGCACCACCAACAACCCGTGGGACCACGGCCGCACGCCGGGCGGATCCTCCGGCGGATCGGCGGCGGCCCTGGCGTGCGGGTTCGGCGCGCTGTCCATCGGCTCCGACCTCGCCGGTTCGTTGCGCACCCCCGCGCATTTCTGCGGTGTCTACGCGCACAAGCCGACACTCGGGCTGGTGGCCAACCGCGGTATGGTCGCGCCGTCCGCACCGGCCCTGCCGGTCGATCTCGACCTCGCCGTCGTCGGTCCGATGGCGCGCAGCGCCCGCGACCTCACGCTCCTGCTCGACGTCATGGCCGGTCCGGATCCATTGACGTTCGGCGTGGCGCACCACTTGAGGTTGCCGCCCGCGCGCCACGAACGGCTTCGCGACTTCAGGGTCTTGGTCCTCGACGAGCATCCGCTCATTGCGACCGGGTCGGCGGTGCGGGCGGGCGTGAACCGAGTGGCCGACGCGCTGGTCGACGGCGGCGCCCACGTCGAACGGCACAGTCCGCTGCTGCCCGATCTGGCCGAGGCCGGGACGCTCTACAGCCAGTTGCTGGTCTCGGGCTCCGTCGCGCGTTTTCCCGTCGAATCGTACGACCGGCTGCGGACCCGTGCCGCCGGTCTGAGCGCGGACGACCGGAGTCTCGACGCGGCACGGCTGCGCGCCATGGTGTTCAGCCACCGCGACTGGCTCCAGGCGAACAACCGCCGTGAACTGCACCGTCACGGCTGGCGGCAACTGTTCGCCGAGTTCGATGCCGTGGTGTGCCCGATCACGCCCACTCCGGCGTTCCCGCACGACCACACCCCCAATCCGATGGAACGCCGGATCGACATCGAGGGCGCCGAGTACCCTTACTTCGACCAGCTCGTCTGGGCCGGTCTGCCCACGATGCCCGGCCTGCCCGCCACCGCCGTACCGGCGGGCCGGTCCCCCGAGGGTCTGCCGGTGGGAGTGCAGCTCATCGGGCCGATGTTCGAGGACCGCACCCCGCTGCGGCTGGCCGAACTGCT